The genomic segment cttccagtgaaaatttgcagaaaaacagctgatCTTTGTTTTGGTTAGTTTTTGCTTATTTGCTTacttggaaaacaatttttttttaaataaaaaatgctggcgatacttaTAAGGTATcttccttagataaacgtcaatGTATTAAGCCGTGAGTGAAAAGGCTGGAAAGGGAGACATTCCTATTTCTGTGATCTCCATGCTGCTGGAAAGCGTTCACAAATAACCGTGCAATGCCATGGCAGCCtgttgtacgtaccgcattggcccgatggactctttcagtgtacaacacactgctacaaaaacaacaaccatgcacgaagctacgaatgtcattcGTGGCGCCAAGTTGCGCAAGGCGCTGGTTCCAaacagaatctctacactgatgctgaagaatctggatctgcctggaatcgattaccttacaactgtcctcagcctatctgaacacttttatagtacccgatgtttggaagatgggcagtctgATCCCGTTACTGAAACTTGAAAAGGACACGTGCAAGGATGAGTCGTACAGACCGCTCTTCcatctctcatcagtagccaagacgcgtgggggactactcctcccgttcctctcgttggacaatttccattcgccgaccatcgacatgcatttcgaaggctgcataggactacaactgctttacatgccatcaccgtatacataaagtacacttgttgtggttgataaattgctacgaccactgatgtgaggctaagggagctttctatttggtcacgtggcggctacgaacacttTGTTACCATTGAAGATATCTATCTGTATGCATTCACAATTGACATactaatttgcactaattttttctaatcccactgtgcgtcacttttttaactgcccagctagacccggtcaatcccatggcagcatcttccctaattaacaaattcaaaggaacggtgttgggttcatcgtagctctccgatAATGATGATTCCATCATCACTAGCTCTCTCCtagcttttttgtttgttttttttttaataaaaacgaaaaaaatatgcaactttaaaaaaaaataaaatccactttttttttacaaataacaCCTTTTATGCcactatttgaaaatttccaacggTAACGCGGTTTCATGTTCATACTGACACCCTTTTTCAACCTACCCTAGCACAAACTATAGTGATTGGGTAATCATCTCAATATGCTCTGTACTAGTGTTTAAGAGAACACCTCAAAGCCCCCGCCGTTATCTGTCTGGAACAATTCTATAGAAGTTTACCTGCAAGGTAGAAAAGACCCTGTACCTGGCTGTCTCAGGTACAGGGTTATCAGTTAATTAACAATAGTTCCAATAATTCCTCCCTTGACATTTTCCGTGTAATCTCTAAATGTACTATATATTCCGTCGCCAATATGTCTAGGATGAATCTTCCTCGGAGCTGCAGCGTCCATTCAGATCCTTTGTTGCTTTCGCCTTGTTGAAGTCTTCTGCAACCCTTTCTTAGATCAACCTGTACTGTGGACCACCAATTTTTGGAATCTTAGAAATTTCAATGGCTCAAGAGCAAGAAAGAACAAAGTAGACGTAGTCAAAAATGccgcattttaataaaaaaaatttcaaacacctATCACCAGTTATATCTCAAACCCAACAAATGAGTAATTCAAATCCATTCAGAGGCTAGCATGCATAGCAAAAGCTATGCAATGCATGTATGTGATGGATTTCCATTGTCAATACAATGCTACCCATATCTTTTCGTTACTGTCATCTCTGCGAAGCTGCTTTCATTCATTCGTACTCAAAGGCAACTACTCCATAAATTTCTTTTCGTGGAGAAACTTTTGTTTACTTCCGCTCAGAGTTGATTAACCTCAAAATTATTGTTGCTTTTTGTAATGTTAACACATAGGAATGATGAGCATTCATTCGCGTGCCGCTTTGGTTTTCCCtcatttcttatattttttttattttaaggcccataaatgaataggtgtgtgtgtggtgtGACTCTTTGACGCATTAACTCTTCGGTCTGTGCAATGTTCTCCTTTAGTCAAACTACTGCGACTACTTGCTGCTGAGCTCTTCTGTGTGTGTGGGAGTAATTTACACAAGCATACAAGTATTAAACGTACCTCATTGTTGTTGTATTCTTCTCCCTTTTCCAAGATTCTGTTCAGCCTAAGTCGCCTCATTTTTGTGTGGTAATAAAATAAACCTTTCTAAAAATCTCTTGTTCTCCGCGTTTGCTAGTGAGGTTGATTGGTATAAAATGAAGAGCATCTTTCTACTTTCTTTCCTCCTTTTCCCTCATGATATATATATCTCTTTGTTTTTTGGCCCTCTTTACTGGATTTTGGTATTTTTGTGTAAGTTTATTTTGACATTATAATTTGTTCGTTCTCGTTCTTTTGGGCCGTTTCAAATTCCAAAAACTCTGagcataaaaaataattatctcaaattttagtttttttttttgaggtgtgtgtatgtgtttgttgCTTGCTGTTGTCGTCTCGTCGCAGTGAGCGTTAAAAACGTGAGTTCTACATGTGTCAATGGGGTTTggctactctactctaaaggtgttgtgtttttttaatgCACTATTTTATGCCTATGGCCAAGTGGTGCATCGTGTTTGTGGATTTTGCCGCAGCTGCTGCCTCTGGTGTATTTTCATATGGTGAATGAGATGATCTCTTCTGCCCCATtactctcgttttttttttcatttacacGATTGTTTTTTTGGACCCAGCTTGTAAATCAATGTCAAACACTCTCACGTTGAAGAGTTTCACTggcggaaaataaatgtgggaCAATTATGCCGGTATGTTTATGGTATCTGGTATGTAAATAAACCAGTGCACACGTGCTTTCAATTATATGTTCGTATGTATTGGCTGCATCAGCTTATCTTATGGCAGTTGGGTTGGCGTGTGGGAATTTAAAAAAAGGCATCCGCTAGAAGAATCTTTGATTTGCCAACATATTGCCGTGTGTCAAAAAATAATAGGAGTgctaccaagatatattcatttacaggtagtggcagttgcccaacaactaaatctgtcaaaatcagtgattagggcaactctgattttgagtatggtactagttcgcgccatttttcgttgtttgtgtgtgttgtggttcttaactataatacacacacacaaccaaaactctttgacagatagtgcactttgcgaaaaaaaatattgtactcagctgttaacAGTACTccacctggtaattatgtcatgagtGCTTCCACCTCATATTTTCATAGGACAAACTTGTTGGTATATCAACATCCAAATTACAACATGATATTCTAAGAGAATTTagaaggaccctccccctggtgcgatttaagtgaaattttatgtgctctcttatagtacactaaaaataaaaattcggtatccaaattttggatgggataCATAGGGTGACCgctcaccctaaaacctaccaaatatatatttagaccaatcacgtcaatatgggactcaaataaatatatttggaataagaaaacatatctaatatccaattgtcagaccaagtgttagagggaccaccccaatccccaaaacacccctaaatcggacatatttgccgaccatggcaatatgggactcaaatgaaaggtattggcatgtagaatacgtatttgatatctaaatgtgggaccaagtttctggggatctaccccttccccaaaaaaacttaacatggcaatatggtgctcaaataaaaggtacttgagagcagaatacgaatctgatatccaaatgtgggactaagtttttggggggccgcccctccccaaaaacaccccccaaagaagacaaatttacgacgatagcaaattaaattaaaattggtGCTACTATTCGCAAACGTTTGTTGGAAAATTACTTATTCGCAATAAATTCAAGAATTGCTGACCCAGAAGtaaggggtgattttttagctagtatctttttggcaacactggttaaaccagctcacgcacgtttcgtgttttgtttcactgtcaaacatcttcagtttggtctataatttaaggACGAATGaaacgtcttacaaacgaataatgcttgcaaattattgaattttattatcaaaatgcgtgctctgttaggaAAGTTCATCTCGCGCTTCTGccattcagcgacgaagctcgtTTTTGGTTCAATAAGCAAGATTGtcgatttggagtgaagattagccagaagcattacaagagTTACCCATGCATCTAGAGAAAGTTACaggttggtgcggtttatgggttggtggcatcattgggccgtacttcttcaaatatgatgcgaatcaaaacgtaactatgaatggtgagGGTTGCCGTGAGATTATACccaacttttgtttttgcccaaaatgcaagagcttgacttgcatgacatgcggtttcaacaagacggcgccacataccacacaacacgcgtaacaatgggcgagttcggtgaacatattATTTTACATTCAggaccagtcaattggccgtctagatcgtgcgatttaacgcctttagaatatttttgtggggctatgttaaagctcatgtctattcagaaaagtccgcttcaattgacgcttggaagacaacattgaagcaaatattcgtgagataccggtcgaaatgttggaaagagaatgccaaaattggactaagcggatggatcgTTTGAGGcgaagtcacggtcaacatttgcatgaaataatcttctaaCACTAATTTATATGTACCGTACCATCgattcaaatgaagatttcaagcattttctgaattttgtgtgtttttaaaaatcactctttataaaatttcacgCTTAAAGTTCGCCAAAGGACATATCATGGCCTAGACAGACGTTTGCTGACCTGCCAAATACATAATATAAatcacaatttacaaaaaaagacAGTCAAACATGGTGGGGCAAAAGAATTGATTCGTTGGACGGTATAAGTTCAAACTTTAAAACATCATGGATATGTAATAACTTTGGATCCTGTAATATTACATTATGCAGCTTGGAATATGCTACTGAAATTGGTACTCTTAACAAGAAAATGACCGGAAACATACTAATAAATTGGCAAGGGGTGTTTTCAGGTCAATGGGGTTCAGGTTAAGCTCTGACCTGGTCAGTCTCCTGTCGTCAATCCCATTGAACATTTATGGGGGAGACATTAAAATTATGTCACAGAGAACCGAATGTTAAGTGCGGAAAGCTATGGAACGTAGTGCGTGATGTCAGGCACAAAATCCTTTTAAAGATATTCCAGGATAACTATTTAAAGAGATGCTAGGAACTTATTGAGACTCTATGCATAATAGATGTGCCGAAGACATCAAAAACAGGTTATTAATCTAGGcacaaaaataatttaagtttttatagtTTAATTTTCAACTTATGTGTCatctgctttaaattttttgggtTATGTATCAAAACTCCAAATATTTTAACAGTTAATTATGGGGGAAAATTATTCAATAACATATTTTAAACTATGGTagctttaataaaataaattattgttaTACAATTTAGAGAATTGAGATACAGAATTGAATACAGCTTACCGAAAAACaaatcttataaaaaaattattcttatAAACtataaaagtttgttttttagAAGAGCACACTCATTTTTGACGAAGGAATTTTGTTTTCGAAACATATAATAAGtagtttgttttgcttttcatATTCCATTTATTTTGGTTATACTATGTTCAAACCAAAGATGTTTGGACAAACGTcttgtttttcctttataatGCTCTGGAAACGAGTCGTCTTTCCTTTGCAATACGACTTGTTTGCCACAAAAAGGAGTCATTCAAAGCACGTGAGcaacagcggtcaaaaaaagtattcatcattagcaaaattgataataaattcacttattttgggtaattgaagaaaatttaaagtaaacaaataatgcagttttatgcaatagtttatttttcgtaatatgttttaaaataaattcaaaaaataaatttaattagcgcaaaaaatgcaattttatataataacaccaaaaacagaacaaaaaaagtattcatcattgatgtgctatcatcaaagtcaaattcaaatattatttgggaatcccccttttctgttttatttagtaaaggaggctttgcccttgacagcaaatatttaatttcattgaaaatatagtttttgtcaaaatgggtcgtaagcaaaacgaggtttctgatgaggtaaaagttttgataataaaacaccacaggaatggtttaactcaaaaaactatcagtgaaatattaaatagaccacgatctactatacaatccatcatcagaaagtggacagaaacgaaaactgttgacaataaaccaagatctggtcgaccaaaagcactttcagttggagatgtgcgttggctagtgcggcaagttcagaaaactccgaagacaaatgcgaccattcttcgtaaaaacactatggaatatttagggaaggaagttactacacaaacaattcgaaatacactcaaaaggcatagttacagaggaagaactgcacgtaagaagccctttataaataaaataaaccgagtgaaaaggctaaacttcgcaaaaatgtatgtaaaacagcccgaatcattttggaaaacagtcatttttgcagacgagagcaagtttaatctttttgggtgcgatggaaaggtcatagtgtacagaaaaccaaatacagagcttgaagaacgaaacacagttgctactgtaaaacatggtggaggtggtttaatggtttgggggtgtatggcggcttcaggagcgggaaatcttgaaattattaatggagtaatggatcataagtattacattgacattttaaagaggaatttaaaagatagtgctgtaaaacttgggcttggtaataactttcaatattatcaagataatgaccccaaacattctgctttaaataccaagatgtggatgctgtataactgccccaaagtcattaaaactcctcctcaaagtcccgacttgaacccaattgaacatctttgggaacatctcgaacgcaaattgagaacgcgcaatttttcgagcaagagtcaaatgcagcaggtgataatggaggaatggactaatatagaccaaaatataaccgctaaattagtccaatcgatgtcaaaccgtttaaaagaagttataagacgcggtggtcgaataacaaagtattaatttttttaaattatgttatttatttttttgtttttttgcaatgatgaatactttttttgtttaattttttgtgttcagctgtaaaatggccctttttgttgcaataaatactatttttttctttaaaaacaatgaaattgtgtacatatatatcacacaagcactactgcatcattagtttaatatgtttttattccaattgtcttttgtagacttattaaaaaaaacattgaatgatgaatactttttttgaccgctgtaaatTGCTAAATTGCCCTGAATGTCACAAAAATCTAtttccttccaaaaaaaaaaaaaaaataaaaatgtattaaacaaaattttacagataagcaagaaaaaataaatcttaacaaCTGTGCATCATATCATTTACGTTGGAGTGTGACAAAATCCAATTTCCAAAACTTCTCAACTAGTGTGAATGGttgagatgtttttcaaaacgacaTCTTCTCAACTAGTGAGAATGGTTGGGATGTTTTTTAAAACGACATAAGCTAAACGAGTCAATATAGACATAGCATTAGGCTATGTCAAtcttgtttattttataattttttttatactatGTTCCGATCAAGCAATTTATAAAGGTAAAACGGGTCGTTTGCCAACGAGCCATTCAAAGCATGTGAGCCCAAATAAATGCCGAAATTGTGCTAAACAAACACAGCCCTgaataatgtcaaaaaataaaaattaatttttccaaaaaaggtAAACAAAATTGTATAGCTCAAAGAGACAACTTAATTCATAACAATAGTGCatcataacatttatgttgAAGTGTGACAAAATGCAATTTCCAAAACATCTCAACTAGTGTGAACATTGAGATCCGAACAAACGACTCATTTCCCCTTTATAACGCTCTGAAAACGACTAGTTTTTTCTTTACAATTTATACgggcaaaacgactcgtttgccacaaaaacgaaTCATTCAAAGCATGTGAGCCCAAATGAATGCCTATATTGTGCTAAATTAACACAGCCCTGTATaatgtcaaaaattaaaattaaattttttccaaaaaaaatttataaaatcaacaaaattttacagatacagcaggaacaaaaaaaacttaacaagagtgcatcataacatttatgttggagtttgaaaaattgaaatttttaaaacatctcaactagtgtgatcggttgagatgtttttcaaaacgaaTCAATGTAGACATGATATTATACTCTTTTCAGACTAAAGCAGTTTTGAGCAAACTACTCGTTTTTCCcctttacaatttataaggCCAAAACGACacgtttgccacaaaaacgatTCAATTAAAGCATGTGAGcccaaataaatgcctaaattgtGCTTAATAAACACAGCTCTGAATAAACAAATAACAGCTCTGTTCAGACTAAAGCTGTTTCGAGCAAACTACTCGTTCTTCCTATATAATGATctgaaaacgactcgtttttctTTTCCGATTCATAAGGCAAAACGACTagtttgccacaaaaacgagtcattcaAAGCATGCGAGCTTAAAAAAGTGcctaaattgtgctaaataaacacagccctgaataatttcaacaaataaaaacttaattttttctaaaaaaaaaaaacaaattttacagATATAGCAAGGCAACATAATTCATAACAATAGTGCATCATAACATTTGTGTTGGAGTgtgaaaaaaatgcaatttccaAAACATTTCAACTAGTGTGCACGGTTGAGATGTTCTTTAAAACGAAATAAGCAAAACGAGTAGAAACGAGAATGTAGACATATACTATGTTAAGGCCAAAGCTGTTTTcagcaaacgactcgtttttcctTTCCAATTCATAAGGCAAAATGACTCTtttgccacaaaaacgagtcattcaTGTGCATGCATGTGAGcctaaattgtgctaaataaacaCAACCTTGAGtaatgtcaaaaaataaaaaccgagttaaaacaaaaaaataaatcttatatataaaattaaatttgtgtttgtcgctttgtttgtttgttccggtTTCacggattgtgtaggttggtccggaaggaaacttaggctatataattttttgatatcggaggtGGACCgctcgagacaatatgggattcaaatgaaaggtattcaagagaagagtactaatttcataataaaagttgggtccaagtatctgggggccgccccagccccaaaacgccctaaaataggtttatttgacgatcatgacaatatgggactcaattgaaaggtatttgggaaaagtTTGGGAATAtttaggttggtctagaaggaactataggctatataatttttgggcatcggaagggggagggaccctccccgggaccctcccccttaatttaatatggggctcaaatgaaaggtatttgggagtagatttcgaatctggcatacaaaatctgatGGAAATATAGGggatcacgccacccctcaaaaacgccattagacccattgtgactatatgatacttggctgaaccggttttcttaaaattttcatagattgtgtacgtttgtctaaaAGGAatcatagactatataattgttagatatcgggtggaggggGACCCTCAtccctaccccaaaaacgccaccctgatcccaatatggtccgatgggcacaataaggtatcaaatgaaaggtattagagaccagaaaacgaatatggtattaaaacttaggtccaagtacccagcgggccccctccCCCCTAAAAATACGCTTAAAATACTtatatttgatcaaattttcaagttatgtcatacaaaaaaGCATACTAGTGTGATAGCAAACATGATGAATCGTAGATTGGAAATTTTGACACACTATGAAATACAAAtaatacaatatataaaaagcgacatgtcataagacaagaacatataATGTGATAGCGCCTTAATGAATCATATTATAACACTTGTATTGAAACGTTGTTTTGTTCTCACTTGATTCTACCTCCCATGCAATGAACATAACGTAATTGAAATATCGCAACAATACGTTACGTTTGGTCCACTAATTACTTATAAGAATGGAAAACGATATTGTTCTACTGAGATGTCAAATAACGGTTAAAATGTTACAGTTATTAAGGTTTTCGTAATTTTTAGATAACTTATAGCTCTCTCTCAACAGATTTATAAATGTCCaaaattacctttttttttattaatgttttACTTTTAATTCATTAGTGTTTTGTTTTCGACTGTTCTAATACATCTTTTCTCGGGTTTCCATTTCAGAACACGCCCTGCAAACATCCCGTGGTTATGTTGGCCGGCGTAAATGCCAATGATTTGGAGGCCCTATTGGAGTTTGTCTACCGCGGTGAGGTTAGCGTGGATCATGCACAATTGCCCTCCCTGTTGCAGGCGGCTCAATGTTTGAATATTCAAGGATTGGCCCCTCAAACCGTTACCAAGGACGACTATACAACACATTCGATACAATTGCAACATATGATACCCCAACACCATCATGTGAGTTTAAAATGAgcaatatatattgtatataaagaAAGCATTCACTTGGAACGTTTAAAATGTTCTAATTTATAGGAACAAGAACAATTGATAGCTACCATAGCCACGGCCCCTCAACAAACTGTACATGCTCAAGTGGTCGACGACATACATCAAGCTGGACAAATTCTACAGACCACCACACAGACCAATCAAGCTACCGGACAACAAACCATTGTGACCACTGATGCGACCAAGGATGTTATTCAACAATATTTGCCGGCGAGAAAACGTAAACCCAGAGTTAAGAAAATGTCACGTAAGTTTAGTAATAGCAAAAAGTGACgaataattgaatttttaattccttttatttaCTTCATATAGCCACGGCTCCCAAGATCACTAAAGTTGATGGCATGGAAACGATTATAAGCACCCCAACCACTTCTCATCCTACAACTACTGTTCAAACGACCCAgcagcatcaccaacaacaggttcaacaacagcagcaacaacaaattgAGAATGGCAATGACAACCAAATGATTACCTCTACACCGATTATAAAGAGTGAAGGTACCAAGGTTGAGACAATCGTTATGGACCCCAATACCAGTGGAGAGATAAGCATTTCAACGCCGGGCAAATCGAGCAAACGAAGCAAGAACTTAAGTGGAGAGAGTAAGTACATATGACCTACCTCGAATTTTCCAAATGCAAAAGACGGCACCTAGGTAGATAATAACGCTGACTATAGAGGAATGAAGTTATAAACATTCAGAGTTTAATGATGCTCATGAGATTATCGTTCAATTTTGGATTGGTTTGGTTGGCGCCTTGGACTTGATTCTAATAACTTGGTTTTGTCTGCCAAACCTAATTTTGTGTATACTTTCTAAATGTTTACAAAGGCAGTAGTAAAGAATCGTTGTTATCGACCCATGATGTCAATGAGATCGAAATCGAATGCAAGTTAATGTCGTCTTGCAAAGTCTTACCAGTTTTAGGCTTTATGTACCTTAAAACTTTTTCAACTGACGAAAGCGCTCCGGCAATTGACAAATGTACAGTTCCTCTATAATTGTATAAAGTGACCGTATGGCTTAATATTAGGAAAttggtaaataaaaataaataaatgaaagggGTGGacgtatttttggtttttttcagaaCTTCtgcccatattgtaccgataaTCTTCGGCACACACCTTATCAGAACGTCGGTTAGTTTAGCTGGCAACACATCGACTGCTGCTGCCTTATACGCTTCTCATCTAGTGCATTAAAAAACTCAAGTGGCAACACGTCAGCTTCTGGTGCCTAGATATTTTTTGGACGATAACATCGACGATAACATCATCTGCTAAGGTTTCGTCAGGGATTAGTTCGGAGGTATCCTCGTCACCGCTACAATCAATCGGATATAACACAATCTGTAACTGAATCTTCACTCTATGAGgttgtgcctgtaccaaagccgttAGTCTgatgttttattattttcaaaattttaggacTTTGTTGCTGTCCTTAGGTTTTCGACCCATGGTTGAAAGTTATAAACAACTGGGGAATTCTGACAAATTCATTGCATCTCGAAATACCCAAGTGGATGGCAAACAGAATGCTTTCCCTGCTCAATTCCACATTACATAATCCTGCGCATCTTAATTATGGCGAGGCCACTTTAGGTTATCACCATGGTAAATGTGCCGCATTaccagacaattttttttagtttttttttattgaaatctttgCCTTTCCTTTTAGCCAAGGGGAATTATCTGGTACCGCTTAGATTTCTGTTTGTATTCAAAACAATGTATTTTATATCTTCTTCTCTTTCGCAGAACCCCGATCACGCTCACAATCGGAACAACCGGCCACCTGCCCGATCTGCTATGCTGTCATACGACAATCGCGCAACTTGCGTCGTCACTTGGAGCTGAGACATTTTGCCAAACCCGGTGTGAAAAAGGATAAGAAAAGTAAGTCGGGCATGAGTGGTGATCTAAGTGGATCTAGTGAAAACATTAATGGCACCGCCGCCATGTTAGCCTCAACAACAATGACCAGCGATAACAGTGGTATTTTAGATAATTCAACAACAGCGACCAGTGTCAATGCATTAGTCACAGCGGTTAGTAATGCGACACCCATGAATACAACCACCAGCGTTGCGGGTGCTAACGCGCCAATTATTGTGGGTAACACAATAACCCAACTGCCGGTGCTAAAGCAGGAACCCGGTGCTGGTGGTAATGGTGgtacgacaacaataacaacaacgccTGGTGGTTGTATAGTGGGTACAACGACGACAGCGCAACAAGTGGCTAATGCAGCGAATCAAGGTCAAATCCAAAATGTCATACACATAGTAAGCGAAGAAGTTTATCAGCAGCAGcaacggcaacaacaacaacaacaacaacagcagcagcaacatcaaTAGACATTTAaatatgcaacattttttttttcgttcattTCTCATTTCTCAGTTTTCAATCTAACAACAAACACACTGCTCGCTTGGAAAACATACACAATATGCATTCCCTTGTTTTTCTTCATACTTATTCTTGTTTATGGTTTTCCaaacttcttttcttttcttttcttttctaaaCGTTCGTTTGGCTTAGAGAACTCTTTTTCTCTTAACTAACTGCTGCCCGTATATGCTTAACTTTTCTTTATGATGTACATACGTATAAAAAGTTCGATCCATAAGTTaaagtttaaa from the Stomoxys calcitrans chromosome 1, idStoCalc2.1, whole genome shotgun sequence genome contains:
- the LOC106094438 gene encoding transcription factor GAGA isoform X1, which gives rise to MMALPMNSLYSLTWGDYGTSLVSAIQLLRCHGDLVDCTLAAGGRSFPAHKIVLCAASPFLLDLLKNTPCKHPVVMLAGVNANDLEALLEFVYRGEVSVDHAQLPSLLQAAQCLNIQGLAPQTVTKDDYTTHSIQLQHMIPQHHHEQEQLIATIATAPQQTVHAQVVDDIHQAGQILQTTTQTNQATGQQTIVTTDATKDVIQQYLPARKRKPRVKKMSPTAPKITKVDGMETIISTPTTSHPTTTVQTTQQHHQQQVQQQQQQQIENGNDNQMITSTPIIKSEGTKVETIVMDPNTSGEISISTPGKSSKRSKNLSGEKPRSRSQSEQPATCPICYAVIRQSRNLRRHLELRHFAKPGVKKDKKTPGKKTAMAVPPGSSNASGTSTVTTTSVSTVPQVQSVQSLHTLQTVQVKKDPDAQNQGQQTMTVTTTNTGQQQQQQQQQQQTQQQQVQQVQVQQTQQIQQHHIIDQSGNISTTTTTTNTPQQQQQQAAQQQQQQQQQQAAQQQQTQQGQQIVTQTENTDGTTSLSIAQVQTLQGHQILGNINQGNNKNILVKKVFILKGSNNT
- the LOC106094438 gene encoding transcription factor GAGA isoform X2 produces the protein MMALPMNSLYSLTWGDYGTSLVSAIQLLRCHGDLVDCTLAAGGRSFPAHKIVLCAASPFLLDLLKNTPCKHPVVMLAGVNANDLEALLEFVYRGEVSVDHAQLPSLLQAAQCLNIQGLAPQTVTKDDYTTHSIQLQHMIPQHHHEQEQLIATIATAPQQTVHAQVVDDIHQAGQILQTTTQTNQATGQQTIVTTDATKDVIQQYLPARKRKPRVKKMSPTAPKITKVDGMETIISTPTTSHPTTTVQTTQQHHQQQVQQQQQQQIENGNDNQMITSTPIIKSEGTKVETIVMDPNTSGEISISTPGKSSKRSKNLSGEKPRSRSQSEQPATCPICYAVIRQSRNLRRHLELRHFAKPGVKKDKKTPGKKTAMAVPPGSSNASGTSTVTTTSVSTVPQVQSVQSLHTLQTVQVKKDPDAQNQGQQTMTVTTTNTGQQQQQQQQQQQTQQQQVQQVQVQQTQQIQQHHIIDQSGNISTTTTTTNTPQQQQQQAAQQQQQQQQQQAAQQQQTQQGQQIVTQTENTDGTTSLSIAQVQTLQGHQILGNINQAVIIRNDDPTI